In Chloracidobacterium sp., the following proteins share a genomic window:
- the hrcA gene encoding heat-inducible transcription repressor HrcA — protein sequence MHQTHRDQNLARDGNPGNEEAVRHLDSRGQIILTAIINEHFVTGEPVGSKVLAERFARQSGMSSATIRNVMSELEEIGLVEQPHTSAGRVPTDKGYRFYVDNLLGVLSISNDDLFRIGEEFGLNAMDAGETPDRLLERTSHLLSALSNNVGIVVSPSLASDRLQHIEFVNLSDNRVLVVLVSPPNIVHNKIIRLNVAFAREELERTANYLNAEFAGKSLAEIRAEIMRLMHEEKALFDNLLQTAVILCSETIEDDAAGEVFVDGTSNILSGRDFADLERLRELLHTIGERSRLMQILNECIERDSSAKGDVQVVIGTENRNTSMQHCSLVSAPYRIGNGSAVGTLTVLGPTRIEYGRMISIVSYVARTLERMMSTDTSRN from the coding sequence ATGCATCAAACCCACCGAGATCAGAACCTCGCCCGTGACGGCAACCCAGGCAATGAGGAGGCCGTGAGGCACCTCGACAGTCGCGGACAGATCATTCTGACAGCCATTATCAACGAACACTTCGTCACCGGTGAACCGGTCGGTTCAAAGGTGCTCGCCGAGCGATTCGCCCGCCAGTCGGGGATGAGTTCGGCGACCATCCGCAACGTGATGAGTGAGCTTGAGGAGATCGGGCTGGTCGAACAGCCTCACACCTCGGCAGGGCGAGTTCCCACGGATAAGGGCTATCGGTTCTACGTTGACAATCTGCTGGGCGTGCTGAGCATTTCGAATGACGACCTCTTCCGCATAGGTGAGGAATTCGGCCTGAATGCGATGGACGCGGGCGAAACGCCCGACCGGCTGTTGGAACGTACTTCCCACTTGCTCTCTGCTCTTTCTAATAATGTGGGCATCGTGGTATCGCCTAGTTTGGCGAGTGATCGCCTGCAGCATATCGAGTTTGTCAACCTTTCCGACAATCGCGTCCTCGTCGTGCTGGTCTCGCCGCCGAATATCGTTCACAACAAGATAATTCGGCTGAACGTGGCCTTTGCCCGAGAGGAACTCGAACGCACCGCGAACTATCTGAACGCGGAGTTTGCCGGGAAGAGCCTTGCCGAGATACGTGCCGAGATAATGCGTCTCATGCACGAGGAAAAGGCGTTGTTTGACAATCTGCTTCAGACGGCGGTGATCCTTTGCTCGGAAACGATCGAGGACGATGCTGCCGGCGAGGTCTTTGTGGACGGTACGTCGAATATTCTCTCCGGACGCGATTTTGCCGACCTCGAACGCCTGCGTGAGCTTCTGCACACGATCGGCGAACGCTCGCGGCTGATGCAGATACTCAATGAATGCATCGAACGCGACTCAAGCGCCAAAGGCGACGTTCAGGTCGTAATTGGCACCGAGAATCGCAACACGTCGATGCAGCATTGTTCACTTGTTTCGGCCCCTTACCGCATCGGCAACGGCTCGGCCGTCGGCACGCTGACCGTGCTGGGCCCGACGCGGATCGAATATGGCCGGATGATCTCGATC